Below is a genomic region from Hoeflea sp. 108.
TTGCCGCTGCGGCGATATGGACTGGTGTGTGGAAATCGGGATCTCCACGCCCCATAGCGATGACATTGTTCATGTCGGCGGCAATGGCGAGCATCTTGGAGCGGAAGGAAAGGTCCTCTTCAACGATGCGGTTTGTCAGTTTACTGGTGATCGCACTCATCAGTGCATCCTCTTGCCGGCGATATAGGTCTGCTCGACCTGTTCCAAGGCGTACAAATCCTTGTCGGGCTTGCCATTGACGATGATGAAATCGGCTTCCTTGCCTGCCTCCAGCGAGCCGATCCTCTTGTCGAGCCGTGAAAGCTCGGCTGCGCGGATGGTAATAGAGCGAAGCGCGTCCAGTCGGTCAGGGCAAACCCCGACCTCGACCATAAACTCGAGTTCCGGGGCAATTGAGTCGTGCTCGACGGCTGGGCTGCCTGCGTCTGTCCCGAAGACGATGGGGACGCCGGCCTTGGCGGCGCGCACGAGCCCGTCGAACCGCGACTTGTCGCCCACCGCGCGCTGACGCTCCTCGATTTTCCATTCAGGGATCGCGAATTTGCGGGCTATCTCGGGTTTGGCCTGCATGACCAGCGCCGAGAAGGTCGTGACGATCGGGATTTTCTTGTCGAGAAGGACCTGGATCGTCTCGTCACTCATCGATCCTCCATGCTCGACGCAGTCAACGTCGAATTCCGCCACCCGGCGGATGCAGGTGTCATATGTGGCATGCGCTGTGATGGGCAGTCGGTTGCGATGGGCTTCGTCGATGACGGCCTCAAGCTCCGCATCGGTAAACTCCAAAGTGTCATGGCAGGCCATGATTTTGATCAGGTCGGCGCCGCCTTTCACCTGGTCGCGCACCGCACGTCGCATCTCGTCGGCGCCGGACGCTT
It encodes:
- a CDS encoding amidohydrolase family protein; this encodes MAEPPFWHYTKIIKPMFENRSIDQIIFGRIITAVGDEVIEDGFMEIRTGKIIRIGKRADLGVAPADIAVFDTGGKTLMPGMANSHAHLSWDGIHELSFQSMYDPPEIRAYKAAGNMIKSLRAGITLVRDLGVHNANLFTKQAVAQGIFPGPRLLVSGESIIQTGGHTYWVCREASGADEMRRAVRDQVKGGADLIKIMACHDTLEFTDAELEAVIDEAHRNRLPITAHATYDTCIRRVAEFDVDCVEHGGSMSDETIQVLLDKKIPIVTTFSALVMQAKPEIARKFAIPEWKIEERQRAVGDKSRFDGLVRAAKAGVPIVFGTDAGSPAVEHDSIAPELEFMVEVGVCPDRLDALRSITIRAAELSRLDKRIGSLEAGKEADFIIVNGKPDKDLYALEQVEQTYIAGKRMH